Proteins encoded within one genomic window of Deinococcus aerophilus:
- a CDS encoding Na+/H+ antiporter subunit E → MRGLALNILLALVWTLFVGEFSLRELAVGFLLGFLILSVFPLSLGTGGYVQRALAAVRFAGFFARELTVANVQVALFALRRHPPLHPMIVAYPLRLRGDSAQTLLAATITLMPGSVAMGFNPERTVLYAHTIGLNSARAARASVRKVEDALLPLYGQSAAPEESA, encoded by the coding sequence ATGAGGGGCCTGGCCCTGAACATCCTGCTCGCCCTGGTCTGGACGCTGTTCGTGGGGGAATTCAGCCTGCGCGAGCTGGCGGTCGGCTTTCTGCTGGGCTTCCTGATCCTGAGCGTGTTTCCACTGTCGCTGGGCACCGGCGGGTATGTCCAGCGCGCGCTGGCCGCCGTGCGTTTCGCGGGGTTCTTCGCGCGCGAGCTGACGGTGGCGAACGTGCAGGTCGCGCTGTTCGCGCTGCGCCGTCACCCCCCGCTGCATCCCATGATCGTCGCCTATCCGCTGCGGCTGCGCGGCGACAGTGCCCAGACGCTGCTCGCCGCCACCATCACCCTGATGCCCGGCTCGGTGGCGATGGGCTTCAATCCCGAGCGCACCGTGCTGTATGCCCACACCATCGGCCTGAACAGTGCGCGCGCCGCCCGCGCCAGCGTCCGCAAGGTCGAGGACGCCCTGCTGCCGCTGTATGGCCAGAGCGCCGCCCCGGAGGAGTCCGCATGA
- a CDS encoding monovalent cation/H+ antiporter complex subunit F, whose product MIINLALGIVTLSVLLVTVRVLRGPSWGDRIMAFDFLSVNLVVLIALIAVKTRLIVMLDAALVLSLLGFLSTVALTRYLLLGRVMK is encoded by the coding sequence ATGATCATCAACCTGGCCCTGGGCATCGTCACGCTGTCGGTTCTGCTCGTCACGGTGCGCGTGCTGCGCGGCCCCAGCTGGGGCGACCGCATCATGGCCTTTGACTTTCTGAGCGTGAATCTGGTCGTGCTGATTGCGCTGATCGCCGTCAAGACCCGCCTGATCGTGATGCTCGACGCCGCGCTGGTCCTGAGCCTGCTGGGATTTCTGAGCACCGTGGCGCTGACCCGCTACCTGCTGCTCGGCCGGGTGATGAAGTGA
- the mnhG gene encoding monovalent cation/H(+) antiporter subunit G, translating into MNDFVPARDIPILLGAFFVLSAAIGLMRFPDLYSRLHASSKLVTLGSAGIFLGVALEFAQTEALTRLIAVLLFQFLTTPLSAYLIAQAAYLRGLRPLLEGPDEWQALGKAALLDTDPNGAPPER; encoded by the coding sequence ATGAACGACTTCGTGCCTGCCCGCGACATTCCTATTCTGCTGGGCGCCTTTTTCGTGCTGTCGGCCGCCATCGGGCTGATGCGCTTTCCGGACCTGTACTCGCGGCTGCACGCGAGCAGCAAGCTGGTCACGCTGGGGTCGGCCGGCATCTTTCTGGGGGTGGCACTGGAGTTCGCCCAGACCGAGGCGCTGACCCGCTTGATCGCTGTGTTGCTCTTTCAGTTTCTGACCACTCCGCTGAGCGCCTACCTGATCGCGCAGGCCGCCTACCTGCGTGGGCTCCGGCCCCTGCTGGAAGGACCCGACGAGTGGCAGGCGCTGGGCAAGGCTGCCCTGCTGGACACCGACCCGAACGGAGCGCCGCCAGAACGCTGA